From the Candidatus Bathyarchaeota archaeon genome, the window AAAGTCAGAATTGGCTGATTATGCTCCCATCAAAGGGTGCATCATCTTTAGAGAATATTCATATGCCATATGGGAAAATATTCAAGATTATTTCAATAAAAGGATAGAAGAAACTGGGCATAAAAACGCGTATTTTCCACTTTTTATACCTGAAAGTCTGTTGAAGAAGGAAGCCGAGCATTTTGAGGGCTTTGTCCCAGAGTGTGCATGGGTTACAGTTGGCGGAGATACCGAATTAGAAGAAAGACTTGCCATAAGACCAACGTCGGAAACAATAATATACATGATGTATAGAAAATGGATAAAAAGCTGGAGAGACCTCCCCATCAAATTAAATCAATGGTGCAACATTGTAAGATGGGAAACCAAAGCGACTAAGCCATTCTTAAGAACGAGAGAGTTTCTTTGGCAAGAAGGACACACGGCACATGCGACAAAAGAAGAAGCAGACAAAGAAGCCATGGACATTTTAAAAATCTATAAGGATTTGGCAGAGAATCATCTGAGCATTCCAGTGTTGATTGGAAAGAAAACCAAGAGTGAAAAGTTCGCTGGGGCTCTTTATACAACCGCCTTTGAAGCCATAATGCCCGATGGAAAAGCCCTCCAAATGGGAACATCGCACAATCTTGGACAAAACTTCTCTAAAGCATTTGAAATCAAATTTATTGGAGAGGATGAAAAGGATCATTACGTTTGGCAAACATCTTGGGGCATAACTACACGTTTAATAGGCGCATTGGTGATGGTTCATGGCGACGACAGAGGATTGGTGCTTCCTCCTGAAATAGCTCCATATCAAGTTGTAATCATTCCGATATTTTACAAGGAAATTGAAAGAAATTTGATCTTAAACAAAGCTAAAGAAGTTCTCAAAAAGTTAAAGGAAAACGGAATATCAACCGTTCTTGATGACAGAGCAGAATACACGCCTGGATGGAAATTTAACCAATGGGAATTGAAAGGCGTGCCGATAAGAATCGAAATCGGGCCAAGAGACATAAAGAAGAAACAAATAGTCGCTGCTAGAAGAGACACTTTTGAAAGAATCGCTGTGAAAGAAGAAGAGTTAATCAACACTATGAATGGGGTGCTGAAAGAAATTCAAGACAACCTTTTCAATCGGGCGAAGAAATCCCTTGATGAACACATTACCTCGGTAAAGACTTATGATGAATTTAAGAAAGTTCTAAGAAGGAAGGGTGGATTCATCAGAGCTTGCTGGTGTTCAAATCAAACATGCGAAGAAAAGATAAAGGAAGAAACTGGCGCAACCATTAGATTGATTCCATTTGAAAAGGAAGAAATATTCTCAACTTGTGTTTACTGTGGCGATGAAACAAAAGAAGTGGTCTACTTCGCTAGAGCGTATTAGACTAGAAGCAAATTAAGTCAATATTCGATTTTGAGTAAAGAAAATGTATTAGTTTGGCACTAGCTTGACTAAAGATACAATTCGAATGAAAGTTTGGCGCATTATGGAAGAAAAAGGAATTACTAGCTTCCCTCGACCTGCATGCATGATGTGCAAGTTGTCGAAATTTTTCCTCAAAATGAATGGGATGTCCCAGTGGATGTTACAGTCTCTCCAACAAGGGTCATTCGAAAATCTAGAAAAACATAAATCACGTGATTCTGGAGGTTGGTACTGCGCAACTAGTTGTCAGAAAAGAAATAAATTCTGTGCATGCATACCTTTTTATTCTTTCTCTAAGAAAAACCTCGAATGCCTAGATGGGTGGCATAACAATGAAATCAAGTAAACTAATCACCA encodes:
- a CDS encoding proline--tRNA ligase, whose protein sequence is MSESGITVKKSERFSEWYTQAVLKSELADYAPIKGCIIFREYSYAIWENIQDYFNKRIEETGHKNAYFPLFIPESLLKKEAEHFEGFVPECAWVTVGGDTELEERLAIRPTSETIIYMMYRKWIKSWRDLPIKLNQWCNIVRWETKATKPFLRTREFLWQEGHTAHATKEEADKEAMDILKIYKDLAENHLSIPVLIGKKTKSEKFAGALYTTAFEAIMPDGKALQMGTSHNLGQNFSKAFEIKFIGEDEKDHYVWQTSWGITTRLIGALVMVHGDDRGLVLPPEIAPYQVVIIPIFYKEIERNLILNKAKEVLKKLKENGISTVLDDRAEYTPGWKFNQWELKGVPIRIEIGPRDIKKKQIVAARRDTFERIAVKEEELINTMNGVLKEIQDNLFNRAKKSLDEHITSVKTYDEFKKVLRRKGGFIRACWCSNQTCEEKIKEETGATIRLIPFEKEEIFSTCVYCGDETKEVVYFARAY